A region from the Pseudodesulfovibrio sp. JC047 genome encodes:
- the nth gene encoding endonuclease III, translating into MKKKERAKVIYARLSQRYPRPEPALTWSTPWELLVATALSAQCTDERVNKVTPVFFSQWPTIKDAAEADVTDIENVVHSTGFFRNKAKNIKAAAQRIMTEYDGEVPQTMAELITLGGVARKTASIVLSNAFGVNEGIAVDTHVKRLAFRLGLTTKTAPIPIEKDLMPLFPQEQWGDINHYLVFFGREICPARTPKCDICELNDICPKKGVK; encoded by the coding sequence ATGAAAAAAAAAGAACGCGCCAAAGTAATATACGCACGGTTGTCACAACGCTATCCACGCCCTGAACCGGCCCTGACATGGTCCACGCCATGGGAGCTGCTCGTTGCCACGGCCTTGTCGGCACAGTGTACCGATGAACGGGTCAACAAAGTGACACCGGTCTTTTTTTCACAATGGCCAACCATCAAGGACGCAGCAGAGGCTGATGTCACGGACATTGAAAACGTGGTTCATTCCACTGGTTTTTTCCGAAACAAGGCCAAGAATATCAAAGCTGCGGCACAACGCATCATGACAGAGTATGATGGAGAGGTGCCACAAACCATGGCGGAACTCATCACGCTTGGCGGAGTGGCCCGAAAAACAGCCAGTATTGTCCTGTCCAACGCATTTGGCGTCAACGAAGGCATTGCCGTGGATACCCACGTCAAACGCCTTGCCTTTCGACTGGGACTCACCACGAAAACCGCTCCGATTCCCATAGAAAAAGATCTTATGCCCCTTTTCCCACAGGAACAATGGGGTGATATCAACCACTATCTCGTTTTTTTCGGTCGCGAAATTTGTCCGGCTCGCACGCCCAAATGCGACATTTGCGAATTGAACGACATCTGCCCCAAAAAGGGAGTTAAATAA
- a CDS encoding carbohydrate kinase family protein — MNIYITGSLAYDRIMSFPDKFSNHILPDKIHILNVCFLVDGLVERFGGTAGNIAYTLALLEGKSTILSQVGKDFTAYDKHLQGFGISVEGIRTLDQEFTAGAYITTDQSDNQITGFNPGAMKYPCLYDMTQINGSDSLGIVSPGNVGDMIDHPRFYRENKIPFIFDPGQQIPALTGEQLQEAFQGAEILITNDYELELIMNSTGMSKEALLDSVEYLVTTLGDKGAVINCKGDATHINAVPVETVADPTGVGDAFRAGLLKGLSMGKSVVDSCKMGATSATFVIETDGPQEHTFTMDEFTARYEAAFGPLE; from the coding sequence ATGAATATCTATATCACCGGTTCTCTTGCCTACGATCGCATCATGTCCTTTCCCGACAAGTTTTCCAACCATATCCTGCCTGACAAGATTCATATTCTGAATGTATGTTTTCTCGTTGACGGTTTGGTCGAACGGTTTGGTGGAACAGCCGGTAATATAGCGTATACGCTGGCTTTGCTTGAAGGGAAATCCACCATTCTCAGTCAGGTGGGCAAGGATTTCACCGCATATGACAAACATTTGCAGGGCTTTGGCATTTCTGTCGAGGGAATACGGACTTTGGATCAGGAATTCACCGCCGGTGCCTATATCACGACCGATCAGTCAGACAATCAGATCACGGGGTTCAATCCTGGTGCCATGAAATATCCCTGCCTGTATGATATGACACAGATCAACGGGAGTGATTCGCTCGGCATTGTGTCTCCAGGCAATGTGGGTGATATGATTGACCATCCGAGATTCTATCGGGAAAACAAGATCCCTTTCATTTTTGATCCGGGCCAGCAGATTCCTGCCTTGACGGGTGAACAGTTGCAAGAGGCTTTCCAGGGGGCAGAGATTCTGATCACCAATGACTATGAATTGGAATTGATCATGAATTCCACAGGAATGTCCAAAGAGGCGTTGCTGGATTCCGTGGAATACCTTGTGACGACTCTTGGGGACAAGGGTGCTGTCATCAATTGCAAGGGAGACGCGACGCATATTAATGCCGTCCCTGTGGAAACGGTCGCTGATCCCACCGGTGTGGGCGACGCTTTTCGTGCTGGGTTGTTGAAAGGGTTGTCCATGGGCAAAAGCGTGGTTGATTCGTGTAAAATGGGGGCAACCAGTGCCACGTTTGTTATTGAAACCGACGGCCCACAGGAGCATACTTTCACCATGGACGAATTCACTGCCCGATATGAGGCGGCATTTGGTCCCTTGGAATAA
- a CDS encoding TonB family protein, with translation MRHSLGLLFSILLHALLAVVAIYGVNTAGVQVNMDRPVYTVDLVSLAPPPPGPPVEVKAVAEPEPTTPAVPVVEAKPEPAVDSAPTPVVEAKPEPEPEVKKISPKKVEKKTVVKKKEPPKPKPKPKPKPKPKPKKTAEQLLAEGMAAAKATTKRQDQKKRKALADELAALKKREGDQVYAHGGQPGGVEDGVAGGAVGGSGSGLSEVYSLIVGAAIKKHWRYPAFAGETNLMATLEIVLEADGKIMSSKILESSNNPEFDNSALRAIKETEYVEKPRTKRDRVLRINFNSQELSE, from the coding sequence ATGCGGCACAGTCTCGGTCTCCTTTTCTCCATTCTTCTCCACGCGCTTCTGGCCGTGGTCGCCATTTATGGCGTGAATACCGCTGGTGTGCAGGTCAATATGGATCGTCCAGTGTATACGGTTGACCTGGTTTCTTTGGCTCCACCGCCGCCGGGACCACCTGTTGAGGTAAAAGCCGTGGCCGAACCGGAACCAACCACTCCGGCAGTGCCAGTTGTCGAGGCCAAACCTGAGCCGGCTGTGGACAGTGCTCCGACGCCAGTCGTCGAGGCCAAACCAGAGCCTGAACCAGAGGTCAAAAAGATCAGCCCGAAAAAGGTTGAGAAAAAGACGGTGGTTAAAAAGAAGGAGCCCCCCAAACCCAAGCCAAAACCAAAGCCAAAGCCAAAACCGAAGCCCAAAAAAACGGCTGAACAATTGCTGGCCGAAGGGATGGCCGCTGCCAAGGCCACAACCAAGCGGCAGGATCAGAAAAAGCGAAAAGCCCTAGCTGATGAACTGGCCGCGCTCAAGAAGCGGGAAGGGGATCAGGTGTATGCCCATGGTGGACAACCAGGCGGTGTCGAAGATGGCGTCGCTGGTGGGGCGGTCGGAGGGTCCGGTTCCGGGCTGTCCGAAGTCTATTCGTTAATTGTGGGAGCAGCCATCAAGAAACATTGGCGCTATCCGGCTTTTGCCGGGGAAACCAATCTGATGGCGACCCTTGAGATAGTCCTTGAAGCCGATGGGAAAATCATGTCCTCGAAGATCCTTGAATCGTCAAACAATCCTGAATTTGACAATTCCGCTCTTCGGGCTATCAAGGAAACAGAATACGTGGAAAAGCCCAGAACCAAAAGGGATCGGGTCCTACGTATTAATTTTAACAGCCAGGAACTCTCAGAGTAA
- a CDS encoding histidinol phosphate phosphatase domain-containing protein, with amino-acid sequence MIDLHTHTIFSDGELIPAELVRRAEVMGYKALCMTDHADESTMYHTLENILRFVKKHGHFFDVNVMAGVELTHVPPALIDGMVQDAREAGAQIVVVHGETPVEPVAPGTNLAAIEAGVDVLAHPGLITDEEVKLAVEKGVALEITTRGGHSYTNGHVAAIARRHGAKLVVNNDAHAPRDLICSELRKTIALGAGLTVEEYRQTESNAWEIVQRCMK; translated from the coding sequence ATGATTGATCTGCACACACATACTATTTTCAGTGACGGCGAACTCATTCCCGCCGAACTTGTTCGCAGGGCTGAAGTCATGGGTTACAAGGCGCTTTGCATGACCGACCATGCGGACGAAAGTACCATGTATCATACGTTGGAGAATATCCTTCGTTTTGTAAAAAAACATGGGCATTTCTTTGACGTCAACGTGATGGCCGGAGTGGAATTGACCCATGTCCCACCCGCTTTGATTGACGGTATGGTGCAGGATGCAAGAGAGGCCGGTGCGCAGATTGTTGTTGTTCATGGTGAAACGCCGGTTGAACCCGTGGCTCCCGGAACGAATTTGGCCGCGATTGAAGCCGGTGTTGATGTCTTGGCGCATCCCGGACTGATTACTGACGAAGAAGTCAAACTGGCGGTCGAAAAAGGCGTGGCTTTGGAGATAACGACCCGAGGCGGGCACAGTTATACCAATGGTCATGTTGCGGCGATTGCCCGTCGGCACGGCGCAAAACTGGTCGTGAATAACGATGCCCATGCTCCCCGGGATCTGATCTGTAGCGAGTTGCGGAAAACCATTGCCTTGGGTGCTGGATTGACCGTTGAGGAATACCGGCAGACCGAGAGCAATGCCTGGGAGATCGTCCAACGATGCATGAAGTAA
- the tolR gene encoding protein TolR — MAIKTGGGFLNEINVTPFVDVMLVLLIIFMVTAPLMTQGVEVDLPVTKTVKNLPQDSEHLVLSVKKDGTLFLDEYQVGLDELQNHLKRLVATQKKQLFLRADKEVAYGTVVMIMGEIKGAGIDRLGIVAEKTTDAEKTSKK, encoded by the coding sequence ATGGCTATCAAGACAGGCGGTGGCTTTCTCAATGAAATCAACGTGACGCCTTTTGTGGACGTCATGTTGGTTCTTCTGATTATTTTCATGGTGACCGCACCATTGATGACTCAGGGGGTTGAAGTCGATCTGCCGGTGACAAAGACAGTCAAGAATTTGCCACAGGATTCCGAGCATCTGGTGCTTTCCGTCAAAAAGGACGGGACGCTTTTCCTTGATGAATATCAGGTGGGGTTGGATGAACTCCAGAACCACCTGAAACGACTGGTCGCAACCCAGAAGAAACAGCTTTTTTTGCGTGCCGACAAGGAGGTTGCCTACGGGACCGTGGTGATGATCATGGGTGAAATCAAAGGTGCCGGTATCGATCGGTTGGGCATTGTGGCGGAAAAGACCACTGACGCTGAAAAAACATCAAAAAAATAG
- a CDS encoding aminoglycoside phosphotransferase family protein, producing the protein MIELDTKSIALYLKRVFGDDARLVGAGDIGNLDEQGMKGFGYGKPLLLRFEVGGERREAVLSIMKGDKYGHQFYWDRGACLMFQYETSARMERHVLPLGLGYVDGSDSLVPVDEPREFFILNEKLDGHDYFLDLDRIRTGDIRDADETLAREFGRWLARIHHVKHDDPHLYYRRVRNLLGSSECILGLIDEAFPHPYLSFSDERFIALEKRLIDWRWKLKNYAHRLSVVHGDFHPWNVLVTESGDFSVLDRSRGEWGEPAGDLATMAMNYLLWSLYDTDRMSGPFERLYRAYMEEYLEQTGDTEIFEVMAPFCVFRGLVIASPEWYPDHPKSVRHRLFNFVSRVLEDDVFDWENINKYLE; encoded by the coding sequence ATGATCGAACTCGATACCAAATCAATTGCACTGTATTTGAAACGTGTGTTCGGCGATGATGCCCGTCTTGTCGGGGCTGGTGATATCGGCAATCTGGATGAACAAGGGATGAAGGGGTTTGGCTATGGCAAGCCGCTTCTGCTTCGGTTCGAGGTCGGTGGAGAACGTCGGGAAGCAGTCTTGTCCATTATGAAAGGGGACAAGTACGGCCATCAGTTCTATTGGGATCGGGGTGCCTGTCTCATGTTTCAGTATGAGACCTCGGCCCGGATGGAACGGCATGTCCTGCCGCTCGGGCTTGGCTATGTGGATGGCTCGGATTCATTGGTCCCGGTGGATGAGCCGAGAGAATTCTTCATCCTGAATGAGAAATTGGACGGCCATGATTATTTCCTCGACCTTGATCGAATCAGGACCGGGGATATTCGAGATGCCGATGAAACTCTCGCGAGAGAGTTCGGTCGGTGGCTGGCCCGGATTCACCATGTCAAACATGATGACCCGCACTTGTATTATCGACGTGTCCGCAATCTGCTCGGGTCAAGTGAGTGCATCCTTGGGTTGATCGACGAAGCCTTTCCCCACCCCTATTTGTCATTTTCAGATGAACGCTTCATCGCCTTGGAAAAACGGTTGATCGATTGGCGGTGGAAGCTCAAGAACTATGCCCACCGATTGAGCGTGGTCCATGGCGATTTCCATCCATGGAATGTTCTCGTGACAGAGTCCGGAGATTTTTCGGTTCTGGACCGAAGTCGTGGTGAATGGGGCGAACCGGCCGGTGACCTCGCAACCATGGCGATGAACTATCTGTTGTGGAGCCTGTATGATACAGACCGAATGAGTGGGCCGTTCGAACGGCTGTATCGTGCGTATATGGAGGAGTATCTGGAGCAGACAGGGGATACGGAGATCTTTGAAGTCATGGCGCCTTTTTGCGTATTCCGGGGACTGGTCATCGCCTCTCCCGAGTGGTATCCGGATCATCCGAAATCCGTGCGCCACCGACTTTTCAATTTCGTGTCTCGTGTTCTTGAGGACGATGTTTTCGATTGGGAGAACATCAACAAATATCTGGAGTGA
- a CDS encoding bifunctional nuclease family protein → MVEVEIFGLALDETGKSPILVLKDKDDAMVLPIWIGAVEAMSISMAINEVPFPRPMTHDLLLNTIHALGGTVKRIELTDIENGTFFSEILVSMEQKTRRIDSRPSDAIALAVRADCPIFVSQRVLDEAGAPFPEHTQTVISTENSETWMDTLEKLSEDDIKYKM, encoded by the coding sequence GTGGTAGAGGTTGAAATATTCGGACTTGCATTAGATGAAACGGGGAAATCCCCCATTCTTGTCCTCAAGGACAAGGACGATGCCATGGTCCTGCCCATTTGGATTGGCGCTGTGGAGGCCATGTCGATTTCCATGGCTATCAATGAAGTCCCATTTCCTCGTCCCATGACGCATGATTTGTTATTGAATACGATCCATGCGCTCGGTGGAACGGTGAAGCGAATCGAGTTGACTGATATTGAAAACGGAACGTTTTTTTCGGAAATCTTGGTCTCCATGGAGCAGAAGACCCGGCGTATCGACAGCAGGCCTTCGGATGCCATTGCCTTGGCAGTGCGTGCTGATTGTCCGATTTTTGTCAGCCAGCGTGTGCTTGATGAAGCGGGCGCACCATTTCCAGAACATACCCAGACGGTGATCAGTACCGAGAATTCCGAGACATGGATGGACACGCTGGAAAAGTTGTCGGAAGACGACATCAAATACAAAATGTAG
- the miaB gene encoding tRNA (N6-isopentenyl adenosine(37)-C2)-methylthiotransferase MiaB, producing the protein MKFHITTFGCQMNVHDSQWLTRALESRGWVQADESEAQVFILNTCSVRDKPEQKVYSELGRIAAHVKRDETVFAAVGGCVAQQVGTGFFDRFPFVKLVFGSDGIAGAPNALEQVAAGKGNRLALLDFVPVYEEREQPEEETVTIPETRQAFVNIMQGCDNFCSYCIVPYTRGRQKSRHPDAILDECRLLVESGVREISLLGQNVNSFGLDKGGVGVSFAELLTRVAAIDGLDRLRFTTSHPKDIAPEVITAFGELENLCPSLHLPMQAGSDRVLKAMRRKYDIARYLSIVDGLKAARPDIALTSDIIVGFPGETEDDFQKTLDMVEKVGFESSFSFKYSDRPGVAAVNMEPKVSSEVASERLMRLQTLQNNITRKCLKNLVGVETHAFIEGLSRKQGTNLTSWKGRDLAGRIVNVEMHEQSGLVGMMVPVRIVEAKKHSLNGERIGELW; encoded by the coding sequence ATGAAATTTCACATCACTACCTTTGGGTGCCAGATGAACGTCCATGACTCCCAATGGCTCACCCGTGCATTGGAAAGCCGGGGTTGGGTCCAGGCGGATGAGTCCGAGGCCCAGGTTTTTATTCTCAATACATGCAGTGTCCGGGATAAGCCGGAACAAAAAGTGTATAGCGAGCTTGGCCGTATTGCCGCACATGTCAAACGCGATGAAACGGTTTTTGCCGCAGTGGGCGGGTGTGTCGCCCAACAGGTTGGTACAGGATTTTTTGATCGGTTTCCTTTTGTGAAGCTCGTTTTCGGTTCCGATGGCATTGCTGGTGCTCCCAATGCCCTTGAACAGGTTGCCGCAGGCAAGGGGAACCGACTGGCTTTGCTTGATTTTGTTCCGGTTTATGAAGAGCGGGAACAACCAGAAGAAGAGACTGTGACCATCCCCGAGACCCGGCAGGCATTTGTCAATATCATGCAGGGGTGTGACAATTTCTGTTCATACTGCATTGTTCCGTATACTCGGGGCCGGCAAAAGTCCCGTCATCCCGATGCCATCCTTGATGAATGTCGTCTTCTGGTTGAGAGTGGCGTGCGGGAAATTTCTTTGCTCGGGCAGAATGTGAATAGCTTTGGTTTGGATAAAGGCGGTGTCGGCGTGAGTTTTGCCGAACTGCTGACCCGTGTGGCGGCAATTGACGGACTGGACAGGCTCCGGTTCACAACTTCGCATCCCAAAGATATCGCTCCCGAGGTCATCACCGCGTTTGGTGAGCTTGAGAATTTGTGCCCATCGCTCCATCTGCCCATGCAGGCTGGGTCTGATCGGGTTTTGAAAGCCATGCGTCGAAAATACGATATTGCCCGGTATCTTTCTATCGTTGACGGTTTGAAAGCTGCCCGACCGGATATAGCCCTGACTTCGGATATCATTGTTGGATTCCCCGGTGAAACTGAGGACGATTTTCAGAAAACCCTTGATATGGTGGAAAAAGTCGGATTTGAGTCCAGTTTTTCCTTCAAGTATTCTGATCGTCCAGGCGTTGCCGCGGTGAACATGGAGCCGAAAGTCAGCTCGGAAGTCGCGTCTGAAAGGTTGATGCGCTTGCAGACTTTGCAAAATAATATTACTAGAAAATGTCTAAAGAATCTGGTCGGTGTTGAGACTCATGCGTTTATCGAAGGATTGAGTCGAAAGCAGGGGACCAACTTGACGTCCTGGAAGGGGCGTGATTTGGCCGGAAGAATTGTCAATGTCGAGATGCACGAGCAGAGTGGTTTGGTCGGTATGATGGTTCCTGTCAGAATCGTTGAAGCAAAAAAACATTCTTTGAATGGAGAAAGGATAGGCGAGCTGTGGTAG
- a CDS encoding MotA/TolQ/ExbB proton channel family protein, protein MNFMPESDMLTLLTGATLAVKLVMLFLAMMSIWSWTIIFFKFFTIGSARKKVMQGYDAFMDAQDLTAGLKVLGDREQSPLARVSTLAVHEFRLLEKADVNRERKRLLVKDTLRRVLKQGISKEMRVLTRNLPFLATCANAAPFIGLFGTVWGIMHSFHSIGLAQSAALATVAPGISEALIATAIGLLVAIPATIFYNYFLGKLGEVETGLVDFAGAFLNRAEREIAWASKSEKK, encoded by the coding sequence ATGAATTTTATGCCTGAGAGTGACATGCTGACCCTCCTGACCGGAGCGACTTTGGCCGTTAAGCTTGTGATGCTGTTTCTCGCGATGATGTCTATCTGGAGCTGGACAATCATTTTTTTCAAGTTCTTCACCATTGGTTCAGCTCGGAAAAAAGTCATGCAGGGCTATGACGCGTTCATGGATGCACAGGATTTGACCGCTGGCCTGAAGGTACTGGGAGATAGGGAACAGTCTCCATTGGCCCGGGTTTCGACATTGGCCGTCCATGAATTCCGTTTGTTGGAAAAAGCGGATGTCAATCGGGAACGGAAACGACTGCTGGTCAAGGATACATTGCGTCGTGTTTTGAAGCAGGGCATTTCAAAAGAAATGCGGGTTTTGACGCGAAACCTGCCTTTCTTGGCGACCTGTGCCAATGCCGCGCCGTTTATCGGGTTGTTCGGGACAGTTTGGGGAATCATGCATTCATTCCATTCCATTGGTTTGGCGCAATCTGCCGCCCTTGCAACCGTTGCTCCAGGAATTTCCGAAGCGTTGATCGCCACGGCCATCGGTTTGCTGGTCGCTATTCCCGCGACGATTTTTTACAACTATTTTCTTGGAAAACTTGGCGAAGTGGAAACCGGACTGGTGGATTTTGCCGGGGCGTTTTTGAACCGTGCGGAACGCGAAATCGCGTGGGCATCCAAATCCGAGAAAAAGTAG
- the cutA gene encoding divalent-cation tolerance protein CutA → MAASFVYMTCSTMVEAENIATILVERRLVACANIMEGMKSIYWWEGAVHRAEEAVLVVKTRSDLVPELTEAVKAMHEYAVPCIVAMPIHDGNPDFLQWIQAETRAS, encoded by the coding sequence ATGGCTGCATCGTTTGTGTACATGACGTGCTCGACTATGGTCGAGGCGGAAAATATCGCGACAATTCTTGTGGAACGCCGGCTGGTTGCGTGTGCGAATATCATGGAGGGCATGAAATCCATATATTGGTGGGAAGGGGCAGTGCATCGGGCAGAGGAAGCGGTTCTTGTCGTCAAGACCCGGTCGGACCTGGTTCCTGAGCTGACCGAAGCGGTCAAGGCCATGCATGAATATGCTGTTCCGTGCATTGTCGCCATGCCTATTCACGATGGAAATCCGGATTTTTTACAATGGATTCAGGCGGAAACCCGTGCATCCTGA
- a CDS encoding adenylyl-sulfate kinase, with protein MVGQGNGWAIWIVGLPGSGKSTVAHGVHDVLTGRGIAAELLQMDARRRTYFPRPTYSVEEREKAYSLFVDEAVRYVRRGQNVVMDGAAYQRSMRASARQQIDRFAEIFIQCSLDEAIRREAARPDGMVMAGLYAKALHRKRTGEPCAGLGDVIGVDVAFEKDQNAEFIIDNTLLSPEETLRKVLHFLDTWIPNA; from the coding sequence ATGGTTGGACAGGGCAACGGATGGGCCATCTGGATTGTCGGCCTGCCGGGAAGCGGAAAATCCACAGTGGCGCACGGGGTGCATGACGTTTTGACAGGTCGTGGCATCGCGGCGGAATTGCTTCAGATGGACGCTCGACGCAGGACCTACTTTCCGCGTCCGACGTATTCGGTCGAGGAACGGGAAAAGGCGTATTCCCTGTTTGTTGACGAGGCTGTTCGATATGTACGCCGTGGGCAAAATGTCGTGATGGACGGGGCTGCGTATCAACGTTCAATGCGAGCGTCCGCGCGGCAGCAGATTGATCGATTTGCGGAGATTTTCATTCAATGTTCTTTGGATGAAGCCATTCGTCGGGAGGCGGCTCGGCCGGATGGTATGGTGATGGCCGGATTATATGCCAAGGCATTGCATCGCAAGCGGACCGGAGAGCCGTGTGCAGGATTGGGTGATGTTATTGGTGTGGACGTGGCTTTTGAAAAAGACCAGAATGCCGAGTTCATTATTGATAATACCCTGTTGTCCCCAGAGGAAACTTTGAGAAAAGTCTTGCACTTTCTGGACACATGGATTCCGAATGCGTAA